The proteins below come from a single Pandoraea apista genomic window:
- a CDS encoding potassium transporter Kup: protein MTQNIRHGQRPQAMPALMVAAIGVVFGDIGTSPLYALKECFDPQHGIPFNPQAVFGIISLLFWALVIVVSLKYVLFVMRADNRGEGGVLALMALSLRSVRAGSRWASVLMMLGMFGACMFYGDAVITPAISVMSAVEGLEIAAPSLTRFVLPITIVILIILFSMQKSGTAKVGRLFGPVMVTWFVILGVLGVYNIVAAPEIIKAINPYYGIHFIRTHALQAYIVLGSVFLVLTGAEALYADMGHFGIRPIRFAWTALVFPALTLNYFGQGALLLTNPKAIENPFFLLAPDWALLPLVIVATAATVIASQAVISGAFSLTSQAIQLGYVPRMKILHTSDREIGQIYMPVINWALLLVIIWIVLAFKSSSNLAAAYGIAVTTTMVITTILACVVMVKVWNWNKFLVALIIAGFLVVDFAFFGANLIKVEEGGWLPLALGAFLFFMLMTWHKGRQLLRERTAADGIPLGPFLQGLLAHPPHRVAGTAIYLTGGNTLVPVSLLHNLKHNRILHERTIFLTFRTVDVPYVEDANRIEVKDHTGGLYSVVATFGFNETPDVKEVLHLLEEKTDMHFELMDTSFFLARETVVPTKLPGMSIWRERLFAWMHQNAAKPTDFFSIPANRVVELGTKIEI from the coding sequence ATGACGCAAAACATACGACACGGGCAGCGCCCTCAGGCCATGCCCGCGCTCATGGTGGCGGCCATCGGCGTGGTCTTCGGCGATATCGGCACCAGCCCGCTCTATGCGCTCAAGGAATGTTTCGATCCACAGCACGGCATTCCGTTTAACCCGCAGGCCGTGTTCGGCATCATCTCGTTGCTGTTCTGGGCGCTGGTGATCGTGGTCTCTCTCAAATACGTGCTGTTCGTGATGCGTGCGGACAACCGTGGCGAAGGCGGTGTGCTCGCGCTGATGGCGCTGAGCCTGCGCAGTGTGCGGGCGGGCAGCAGGTGGGCATCGGTGCTGATGATGCTCGGTATGTTCGGCGCCTGCATGTTCTACGGCGATGCGGTGATCACGCCGGCCATCTCCGTGATGTCGGCGGTCGAGGGCCTGGAGATTGCGGCGCCTTCGCTCACGCGCTTCGTCTTGCCGATCACGATCGTCATTCTCATCATCCTGTTCTCGATGCAGAAGTCGGGTACGGCCAAGGTCGGTCGCCTGTTTGGGCCGGTGATGGTGACGTGGTTCGTGATTCTCGGTGTGCTCGGTGTGTACAACATCGTCGCGGCGCCTGAGATCATCAAGGCGATCAACCCGTACTACGGCATCCATTTCATTCGCACGCACGCCCTGCAAGCCTATATCGTGCTGGGCTCGGTGTTCCTGGTGCTGACCGGTGCCGAGGCGCTGTATGCCGACATGGGGCACTTCGGGATTCGTCCGATCCGATTCGCATGGACGGCATTGGTGTTCCCGGCGCTGACGTTGAATTACTTCGGTCAGGGCGCACTGCTGCTCACGAATCCGAAGGCCATCGAGAACCCGTTCTTCCTGTTGGCGCCGGACTGGGCGCTGTTGCCGCTCGTGATCGTGGCAACGGCAGCCACCGTGATTGCCTCGCAGGCCGTGATCTCGGGGGCATTCTCGCTGACTAGCCAGGCCATTCAACTGGGCTACGTGCCGCGCATGAAGATCCTGCATACGTCGGATCGCGAGATCGGACAAATCTACATGCCGGTGATCAACTGGGCGCTGCTGCTGGTCATCATCTGGATCGTGCTGGCGTTCAAGTCGTCGAGCAATCTGGCGGCGGCGTACGGTATCGCGGTGACGACCACGATGGTCATCACGACGATTCTCGCCTGCGTGGTCATGGTCAAGGTCTGGAACTGGAACAAGTTCCTGGTGGCGCTGATCATTGCCGGCTTCCTCGTGGTCGACTTCGCGTTCTTTGGCGCGAACCTGATCAAGGTCGAAGAGGGCGGATGGTTGCCGCTGGCGCTGGGTGCGTTCCTGTTCTTCATGCTGATGACCTGGCACAAGGGGCGTCAGTTGCTGCGGGAGCGTACGGCCGCCGACGGTATTCCGCTCGGGCCGTTCCTGCAGGGCCTGCTTGCCCATCCACCGCATCGCGTGGCCGGCACTGCGATTTATCTGACGGGGGGCAACACATTGGTGCCGGTGAGCCTGCTGCACAACCTCAAGCACAACCGCATTCTGCATGAGCGCACTATCTTCCTGACCTTCCGCACGGTCGACGTGCCGTATGTCGAAGACGCCAATCGTATCGAGGTCAAGGATCACACGGGTGGCCTGTACAGCGTGGTTGCCACCTTCGGTTTCAACGAAACGCCCGACGTGAAGGAAGTGCTTCATCTGCTCGAAGAGAAGACGGACATGCACTTCGAGCTGATGGATACGTCGTTCTTCCTCGCGCGCGAGACCGTGGTGCCGACCAAGCTGCCGGGTATGTCGATCTGGCGCGAACGCCTGTTCGCCTGGATGCATCAGAATGCGGCCAAACCGACCGACTTCTTCAGTATTCCCGCGAACCGCGTGGTTGAGCTGGGGACGAAGATCGAGATCTGA
- a CDS encoding DUF2968 domain-containing protein, translating to MKISDCRGRLWLGVGVACLAAWGTSAGAADAVRDVTGATPAQLAAPAVPAQSATAPAAASGAIQELRDRIQNKDVTELRTTYNGRYGASLLFYPQTMGYYVALFHEGQFWRVVKVGNEKKAEALYGDFVRQTQVLADVEIRRIKLEAQKAMMERQLAESEARLNAVQNDLAIQRQQEQALAQNQQAVREQAAALETERSAARIRLTDLQGQIRSLEAEQNSADSDLVRSVKGTGNRKTTRRH from the coding sequence ATGAAAATCAGTGATTGCCGGGGGCGGTTATGGTTGGGCGTGGGGGTGGCATGCCTGGCAGCCTGGGGAACGTCGGCGGGGGCTGCCGACGCGGTCAGGGATGTGACCGGCGCGACGCCCGCTCAACTCGCGGCTCCGGCAGTGCCTGCGCAATCGGCTACCGCTCCGGCGGCTGCCTCGGGGGCGATTCAGGAACTGCGCGATCGTATCCAGAACAAGGACGTTACCGAACTTCGCACTACGTACAACGGTCGCTACGGCGCAAGCCTGTTGTTCTATCCGCAGACGATGGGTTACTACGTTGCCCTGTTCCATGAAGGCCAGTTCTGGCGCGTGGTGAAGGTGGGCAACGAGAAGAAGGCCGAAGCGCTATACGGCGATTTCGTCCGTCAGACGCAAGTGCTCGCCGACGTTGAAATCCGTCGCATCAAGCTCGAAGCCCAAAAGGCGATGATGGAACGCCAACTTGCTGAAAGCGAGGCGCGCCTGAACGCCGTGCAGAACGATCTCGCGATTCAGCGTCAGCAGGAGCAAGCGCTGGCCCAGAATCAGCAGGCTGTGCGCGAGCAGGCCGCGGCACTGGAAACGGAGCGCAGCGCTGCGCGTATTCGCCTGACGGACCTGCAAGGTCAGATCCGTTCGCTGGAGGCCGAGCAGAACAGCGCCGATTCGGATCTCGTGCGCTCGGTCAAGGGCACCGGCAACCGCAAGACGACGCGTCGTCATTAA
- a CDS encoding sigma 54-interacting transcriptional regulator encodes MKSKPIREDLDVYVWEGKSDIADRVAHCLASFDMEVIRADGMDLSRERTKARPSIAVVSVSVIEGASTNAQEWQLGHGMPVIWVATTPRENDPRVYPPEYSNILTLDFSGAELRTLIFKLSGAIAEADRAPAPADPLVAQSSAMLGLLAEVDAFADCDSNVLIHGETGVGKERIARLLHDKHSHYGQGPFVAVNCGAIPDGLFESHFFGHAKGAFTGALYSHKGYFEQANDGTLFLDEIGDLPLYQQVKLLRVLEDSAVTRLGSAQPVKLDFRLVAATNKNLKTMVRDELFRADLFYRLAVIELHIPSLEERGPVDKLAVFTTYLGKVVGNSEVGEQVPPWLRELVEGGVFPGNVREMRNIAERVGIIYRQLGGWDERRIRPIFDALSIGSVVRGDDPSRGGPLTDRARWDAAERARIVTALDANGWRRQDTANALGISRKVLWEKMRKYQILGNDSELANEYEA; translated from the coding sequence ATGAAAAGCAAGCCAATACGTGAAGATCTCGATGTGTACGTGTGGGAAGGCAAGTCGGATATTGCCGACCGGGTAGCGCATTGCCTCGCGAGCTTCGATATGGAGGTCATTCGCGCCGACGGCATGGATCTGTCGCGCGAGCGCACCAAGGCGCGCCCGTCCATCGCAGTGGTCAGCGTGTCGGTGATCGAAGGTGCGTCGACCAACGCGCAGGAGTGGCAACTGGGCCACGGCATGCCCGTCATCTGGGTGGCGACCACGCCGCGAGAGAACGATCCGCGTGTCTATCCGCCCGAGTACAGCAACATCCTCACGCTCGACTTCTCGGGCGCGGAACTGCGCACGCTTATCTTCAAGCTCTCGGGCGCTATTGCCGAAGCCGACCGTGCGCCGGCGCCGGCCGATCCGCTCGTTGCCCAGTCGAGTGCCATGCTCGGGCTGCTCGCCGAGGTGGACGCCTTTGCCGATTGCGATTCGAACGTGCTTATTCACGGCGAGACCGGCGTAGGCAAGGAGCGCATCGCCCGCCTGCTGCACGACAAGCATAGTCACTATGGACAAGGACCTTTCGTTGCCGTGAACTGCGGTGCGATTCCGGACGGGCTGTTCGAGTCGCATTTCTTCGGTCACGCCAAAGGCGCGTTCACGGGGGCGCTTTATTCGCACAAGGGCTATTTCGAACAAGCCAACGACGGCACGCTCTTTCTCGACGAAATCGGCGATCTGCCGTTGTATCAACAGGTCAAGCTGCTGCGAGTGCTGGAAGATAGTGCGGTAACGCGGCTGGGTTCGGCGCAGCCGGTGAAGCTCGACTTCCGGCTCGTGGCGGCCACCAACAAGAACCTCAAGACGATGGTGCGCGATGAGTTGTTTCGCGCCGACCTGTTCTACCGGCTTGCCGTCATCGAGCTGCATATCCCCAGCCTCGAAGAGCGCGGGCCGGTCGATAAGCTGGCCGTTTTCACGACCTACCTCGGCAAGGTCGTGGGCAATAGCGAAGTGGGCGAGCAGGTGCCGCCGTGGCTGCGCGAACTGGTGGAGGGCGGGGTGTTTCCCGGTAATGTGCGCGAGATGCGTAACATCGCCGAGCGCGTCGGTATCATCTACCGGCAATTGGGCGGGTGGGACGAACGGCGCATTCGCCCGATCTTCGACGCGCTATCCATTGGCTCGGTCGTGCGTGGTGACGATCCGTCGCGCGGTGGCCCGCTCACCGACCGTGCGCGCTGGGACGCAGCCGAGCGCGCACGTATCGTCACGGCACTCGATGCCAATGGCTGGCGGCGTCAGGATACGGCCAACGCACTGGGCATCAGCCGCAAGGTGCTCTGGGAAAAAATGCGCAAGTATCAGATCCTCGGCAACGACTCGGAACTGGCGAACGAGTACGAAGCGTGA
- a CDS encoding pilus assembly protein TadG-related protein, producing the protein MLSFIFLIVVLILAFALDAGNAFMQRRNLQRAADMAALAGAQTLPGCANATSFAAVASANATANINAPTLTVSSSCGVWTSPAASATGPGTFVPFTPGNAASAASGNAVSVTLTLSVPSFFQLVGTRTISATAIARKAPAVVTFTVDSGVLALNANNSILAPLLTAVGISPQLYVAAAQQLVGVNITPMGLLQALGVGVTGDVTVASLSGVAAVKNLTVGALLSATNTALITQNGALSASVTALNKFINVFASSPVLNLPINLFGTATTPGIIANIDAAGVTAANALNANIGIADLISAAVVGANSNNAVAIPSLSILGGTVSVVARVISPPQLGVGGVGATATTAQVRLFLTVNSSAGTLGGLLNGLGTQLNLPLVLEVAQSTAKVTALQCGATPSTTLQVTSGLVNVCVGGTSSGVDVTTNPASCTTLMTQRTNIATLLGLINVGGNVNLSLVTNSPAPLTFNGPFPQAIGPVGSSVNLTQIVTALIAGLSLDVSASGSSTSGTIGTGLVNNVPSSAEGLTISTVNSFLSSAASGLKATTNALNTTLGGVLTLNLPQVLGGVGGLVTGLVNTLGGIVNGLLGGLSDLVCNLAGSGANQCRVNAVSGSIGTADISPVLGSILYTLLNPLLSPLSNLLNTLLSSLGVTLGMTTVTVDSIDCQNGLVQLVQ; encoded by the coding sequence GTGCTGTCCTTCATCTTTCTGATCGTGGTGCTGATTCTCGCGTTCGCCCTCGATGCCGGCAATGCGTTCATGCAGCGCCGTAACTTGCAGCGCGCCGCCGATATGGCAGCGCTCGCAGGCGCGCAGACGCTTCCCGGGTGCGCCAACGCTACCTCGTTTGCCGCAGTTGCCTCGGCGAACGCTACGGCGAACATCAACGCGCCGACGCTGACGGTGTCCTCGTCGTGCGGCGTGTGGACATCGCCCGCAGCGAGCGCCACAGGCCCCGGCACGTTCGTTCCCTTCACGCCGGGCAATGCGGCGAGTGCGGCAAGCGGTAACGCGGTGTCGGTCACGTTGACGCTGTCGGTTCCTTCATTCTTCCAACTCGTCGGCACGCGCACGATTTCGGCCACCGCCATCGCCCGTAAGGCGCCCGCCGTGGTGACGTTCACTGTCGATTCGGGGGTGCTTGCGCTAAACGCCAATAATTCCATACTGGCGCCGCTGCTGACTGCGGTGGGGATCTCCCCGCAGTTGTACGTGGCGGCGGCTCAACAACTCGTCGGTGTGAACATCACGCCCATGGGACTGTTGCAGGCCCTTGGGGTGGGGGTGACCGGAGATGTCACGGTGGCGTCGCTCTCGGGGGTTGCCGCCGTGAAGAACCTGACGGTGGGGGCGTTACTAAGTGCGACGAATACGGCGCTCATCACGCAGAACGGTGCGCTTTCGGCATCTGTGACAGCACTGAATAAATTTATCAACGTGTTCGCTAGCAGTCCGGTGTTGAACTTGCCGATCAACTTGTTCGGGACGGCGACGACGCCGGGCATTATCGCCAATATCGACGCGGCCGGTGTCACGGCGGCGAATGCACTCAATGCCAATATCGGCATTGCCGATCTGATTTCGGCCGCCGTCGTCGGGGCCAATAGCAACAATGCTGTGGCGATCCCGTCGCTCTCGATTCTGGGAGGCACGGTGTCGGTCGTGGCCCGCGTTATCTCGCCGCCACAATTGGGGGTGGGGGGTGTCGGGGCGACTGCGACCACGGCACAGGTTCGACTGTTCCTGACGGTCAACTCGTCGGCAGGCACGCTTGGCGGGCTACTCAATGGCCTCGGTACGCAACTGAATTTGCCGCTCGTGCTCGAGGTTGCCCAGTCGACAGCCAAGGTCACGGCGCTGCAATGCGGCGCGACGCCCTCGACGACCCTGCAGGTCACGTCGGGGCTGGTGAACGTGTGTGTAGGCGGTACGTCCAGCGGAGTGGATGTTACGACGAACCCGGCAAGTTGCACCACCCTCATGACGCAACGCACGAACATCGCGACGCTGCTGGGGCTGATCAACGTCGGTGGCAACGTCAACCTGTCGCTCGTAACCAATTCACCCGCGCCTTTGACGTTTAACGGTCCGTTCCCACAGGCAATCGGCCCGGTCGGTTCCAGTGTGAACCTGACCCAGATCGTTACCGCGCTGATCGCGGGCCTGTCGCTGGATGTGAGTGCGTCGGGCTCGTCGACATCGGGCACGATCGGCACTGGTCTGGTGAACAACGTGCCGTCGTCGGCGGAGGGTCTCACCATCTCGACGGTCAACTCGTTTCTCAGTAGTGCCGCCTCCGGACTGAAGGCAACGACGAATGCGCTGAATACCACGCTCGGTGGCGTGCTCACGTTGAACCTGCCACAAGTCCTCGGCGGCGTAGGCGGACTCGTCACAGGGCTGGTCAATACCCTTGGCGGGATCGTGAACGGCCTGCTGGGCGGGCTCTCCGATCTGGTGTGCAATCTGGCGGGCAGCGGGGCGAATCAGTGCCGTGTCAACGCTGTGTCGGGGTCCATCGGGACCGCCGATATTTCTCCGGTACTCGGCAGTATTCTCTACACCTTGCTCAATCCGTTGCTCTCGCCGCTGAGCAATTTGCTCAACACGCTGCTCTCGTCGTTGGGCGTCACACTCGGCATGACAACGGTGACCGTGGACAGCATCGACTGCCAGAACGGTCTGGTACAACTCGTGCAGTAG
- a CDS encoding DUF3613 domain-containing protein, giving the protein MAVLAIWSGVAVAQSNVPITGSMGSADTRYVTAPAPAPAQTAPVVQQMPAAGDAGQAQVAQTAPAAAPATQERRVPRDVVRRDTPLRVGEHARDGMLGDETEGLLALQASNLAAGPGLPMLGATASRAYKRYLDSFAYPIPQFYPTMIQSDSASGGGGGGGAAPPATGAGASQ; this is encoded by the coding sequence GTGGCTGTACTGGCAATCTGGAGCGGCGTGGCCGTGGCGCAGAGCAACGTGCCGATCACCGGATCGATGGGGAGTGCCGACACCCGTTACGTGACTGCCCCGGCTCCTGCGCCGGCGCAGACAGCACCTGTGGTTCAGCAGATGCCCGCCGCCGGCGACGCGGGGCAGGCACAAGTGGCGCAAACCGCCCCGGCGGCGGCACCTGCGACGCAAGAGAGACGCGTACCGAGGGACGTGGTTCGTCGAGATACGCCGTTGCGTGTGGGTGAGCACGCCCGCGACGGCATGCTTGGGGACGAGACTGAAGGTTTGCTCGCACTGCAAGCGAGCAATCTGGCCGCCGGGCCCGGCTTGCCAATGCTGGGGGCAACCGCCTCGCGCGCGTACAAGCGCTACCTGGATAGTTTTGCTTACCCGATTCCGCAGTTTTATCCGACGATGATCCAGAGCGATAGCGCAAGCGGCGGCGGAGGCGGCGGTGGCGCTGCACCTCCGGCTACGGGAGCTGGCGCGAGCCAGTGA
- a CDS encoding tetratricopeptide repeat protein, producing the protein MTLPISTHAQPDTMTVAVAQHERQSARAIAGALIAMLCAATLAGCGGPRIGGYGAPSAAALMQAQQNDEEKARAAKPDSRELYLSMIRQMQEQGSYFASLAHIEQFRLQYGTAPDIDILRADALRETGQPDAAEQAYRLLLVGDESAAAWHGLGLVAAQRKDYAAAAQALREAVSRAPTEAFYLSDLGFALLNNGDTGAARVPLAQAAELRPDSRKVLSNLAVYLVVAGERSRAEDMMTHAKMPQATRDAIDKLAADIGARVKARRAEAARAAAQAAATIAPPAPRVATAAQRGAGSAGANANAAGTGDGPVVVRLTSGSESVAGPAQTQVKAATSDAKLARAGDVSRSDMPTSMLDRFGHSQ; encoded by the coding sequence CCCAACCGGACACCATGACGGTGGCCGTTGCCCAACACGAACGCCAATCCGCACGCGCGATAGCGGGAGCATTGATCGCCATGCTGTGCGCGGCAACGCTCGCCGGATGCGGTGGTCCGCGCATTGGCGGTTATGGCGCACCGTCGGCCGCCGCGCTGATGCAAGCCCAGCAGAACGACGAAGAGAAGGCCCGGGCAGCCAAGCCGGATTCGCGCGAATTGTATTTGTCGATGATCCGTCAGATGCAGGAGCAAGGGTCGTATTTTGCGTCGCTCGCACACATCGAACAGTTTCGTCTTCAATACGGTACGGCGCCGGATATCGATATTCTGCGCGCTGATGCCCTGCGCGAGACTGGTCAACCCGATGCTGCCGAACAAGCCTACCGCTTACTGTTGGTTGGGGACGAATCCGCTGCGGCATGGCACGGCCTGGGGCTGGTCGCGGCGCAACGCAAGGATTATGCGGCGGCGGCGCAGGCGTTGCGCGAAGCGGTGTCTCGCGCACCGACCGAGGCGTTTTATCTGAGCGATCTCGGCTTCGCGTTGCTGAACAACGGGGACACCGGTGCGGCGCGCGTGCCGCTCGCTCAGGCGGCCGAGTTGCGGCCCGACAGCCGTAAAGTGCTCAGCAATCTGGCGGTGTATCTCGTGGTGGCCGGTGAGCGATCGCGCGCGGAGGACATGATGACGCACGCGAAGATGCCGCAAGCCACGCGCGACGCTATCGACAAGCTCGCGGCGGATATCGGTGCGCGGGTGAAGGCGCGCCGAGCCGAGGCTGCACGCGCGGCTGCACAGGCGGCGGCCACCATCGCGCCGCCGGCCCCGCGCGTGGCGACGGCAGCGCAGCGCGGGGCAGGAAGTGCGGGTGCGAATGCCAACGCAGCCGGCACCGGCGACGGCCCGGTGGTCGTGCGTCTGACCTCGGGGAGCGAATCGGTCGCGGGGCCCGCGCAAACGCAGGTCAAGGCCGCAACGTCAGACGCCAAGCTGGCGCGCGCAGGCGATGTGAGCCGCAGCGACATGCCAACGTCGATGCTCGATCGTTTCGGCCATTCGCAATGA